One bacterium genomic window carries:
- a CDS encoding RNA-binding protein has product MKTIYLGNLPFDATEEAVKDLFAAHGRVVKVTLITDRETDQPRGFGFVEMPAEDADRAIAALDGHEMDGRTLRVNEARDRGARPPRRSW; this is encoded by the coding sequence ATGAAGACGATCTATCTGGGCAATCTGCCCTTCGACGCCACCGAGGAAGCGGTGAAGGACCTCTTCGCCGCCCACGGCCGCGTCGTGAAGGTGACGCTGATCACCGACCGCGAGACCGACCAGCCGCGGGGCTTCGGCTTCGTGGAGATGCCGGCCGAGGACGCCGACCGGGCCATCGCCGCCCTGGACGGCCACGAGATGGACGGGCGCACTCTGCGGGTGAACGAGGCCCGCGACCGCGGCGCCCGTCCGCCGCGGCGCAGCTGGTGA
- a CDS encoding prolyl oligopeptidase family serine peptidase, with translation MSRRRGHRRGLALAGAVAVLLAAMAATAGPLHDARRGFTTRLVAEWREDTPLEAPPPDLFTLVSYPAPLGENTAYLSANHAATDSAVGGRPAIVWLTGGMPTSRGGPYVWRQGPDENDQSAAPFRQAGLVMLFPTVRGTAANPGRQEAMLGEVDDVIAAATFLRGVPGVDPDRIYLGGHSTGGTLALLVAEATDMFRAVFAFGPVPDIADYGGIDWPFDTDDPNEFRVRSPLHFLDAITTPTLVCEGEGGNVEDMELLASVNRNPLVSLLTLPDADHFTPLVPVNRLLAARIVAGHDDPFPFDTTAIAQEYARFRAARSEP, from the coding sequence GTGAGTCGGCGGCGGGGACACCGCCGGGGCCTGGCCCTCGCCGGCGCCGTCGCGGTCCTGCTGGCGGCCATGGCGGCGACCGCCGGCCCGCTGCACGACGCCCGGCGCGGGTTCACCACCCGGCTCGTCGCCGAATGGCGCGAGGACACCCCCCTGGAGGCGCCGCCCCCCGACCTGTTCACCCTCGTGAGCTACCCGGCCCCGCTGGGCGAGAACACCGCCTACCTGAGCGCGAACCATGCCGCGACCGACTCGGCCGTGGGCGGTCGCCCGGCCATCGTCTGGCTCACCGGCGGCATGCCGACCTCGCGCGGCGGACCCTACGTGTGGCGCCAGGGACCGGACGAGAACGACCAGTCGGCGGCGCCGTTCCGGCAGGCGGGCCTCGTCATGCTCTTCCCGACGGTGCGCGGCACCGCCGCCAATCCGGGCCGGCAGGAGGCGATGCTCGGCGAGGTGGACGACGTGATCGCGGCGGCCACCTTCCTGCGGGGGGTGCCGGGCGTCGATCCCGACCGCATCTACCTGGGCGGCCACAGCACCGGCGGCACCCTCGCCCTGCTGGTGGCCGAGGCGACCGACATGTTCCGGGCGGTCTTCGCCTTCGGGCCGGTGCCGGACATCGCCGACTACGGGGGCATCGACTGGCCCTTCGACACGGACGACCCGAACGAATTCCGCGTGCGCTCCCCCCTGCACTTCCTCGACGCGATCACGACGCCGACCCTGGTCTGCGAGGGGGAGGGGGGCAACGTCGAGGACATGGAACTGCTGGCGTCGGTGAACCGGAATCCGCTGGTGTCCCTGCTGACGCTGCCCGACGCCGACCACTTCACGCCGCTCGTGCCGGTCAATCGCCTGCTGGCGGCGCGGATCGTGGCGGGCCATGACGATCCGTTCCCCTTCGACACCACGGCCATCGCGCAGGAGTACGCCCGCTTCCGCGCCGCACGGAGCGAGCCTTGA
- a CDS encoding SEC-C domain-containing protein yields MSLWHRLFGGAATPPDAARDLSRNAPCWCGSGRKYKQCHFERDREHFTAKQNEACKGPT; encoded by the coding sequence TTGAGCCTGTGGCACCGGCTCTTCGGCGGGGCGGCGACGCCGCCCGACGCGGCCCGCGACCTGAGCCGCAACGCCCCGTGCTGGTGCGGGTCCGGCCGCAAGTACAAGCAGTGCCACTTCGAGCGCGACCGCGAGCACTTCACCGCGAAGCAGAACGAGGCCTGCAAGGGCCCCACCTGA